One segment of Carya illinoinensis cultivar Pawnee chromosome 13, C.illinoinensisPawnee_v1, whole genome shotgun sequence DNA contains the following:
- the LOC122292459 gene encoding ADP,ATP carrier protein 1, mitochondrial-like, protein MADRVQQPTVFQKAAGQLHLRADLCTDVRGYNRGFHQSALYQRHATFGNYSNAAFQYPTMPACRATTDLYVASPIFVPAASEKPKGNFLIDFLMGGVSAAVSKTAAAPIERVKLLIQNQDEMIKTGRLSEPYKGIGDCFKRTIKEEGFGSLWRGNTANVIRYFPTQALNFAFKDYFKRLFNFKKDKDGYWKWFAGNLASGGAAGASSLLFVYSLDYARTRLANDAKAAKKGGERQFNGLVDVYRKTLKSDGLAGLYRGFNISCVGIIVYRGLYFGMYDSLKPVVLTGGLQDSFFASFALGWLITNGAGLASYPIDTVRRRMMMTSGEAVKYKSSLDAFSQILKNEGAKSLFKGAGANILRAVAGAGVLAGYDKLQLIMFGKKYGSGGG, encoded by the exons ATGGCTGATCGGGTTCAACAGCCCACAGTTTTTCAGAAGGCCGCTGGCCAGCTCCATCTTCGTGCTGACCTTTGCACAGATGTTCGGGGTTATAACCGCGGTTTCCATCAGTCAGCTCTGTACCAAAGGCATGCCACATTTGGGAACTACTCTAATGCAGCATTTCAGTATCCCACAATGCCAGCATGTAGAGCTACCACTGATCTATATGTTGCTTCCCCAATTTTTGTCCCAGCCGCTTCAGAGAAACCGAAGGGAAACTTTCTCATTGATTTCCTTATGGGTGGAGTCTCTGCTGCTGTATCAAAAACAGCTGCTGCTCCAATTGAGCGCGTTAAACTTCTTATCCAGAACCAGGATGAGATGATCAAAACTGGGAGGCTGTCTGAACCATACAAGGGTATTGGTGATTGTTTCAAGCGAACAATTAAAGAGGAGGGTTTTGGTTCATTATGGAGAGGTAACACTGCTAATGTCATACGTTACTTCCCTACTCAG GCCTTGAACTTTGCTTTCAAGGATTACTTCAAGAGgcttttcaacttcaagaaAGACAAGGATGGTTACTGGAAATGGTTTGCTGGTAACTTGGCATCAGGTGGTGCTGCTGGTGCCTCATCCCTCCTCTTTGTTTACTCCCTGGACTATGCTCGAACCCGTCTGGCCAATGATGCAAAGGCAGCGAAAAAGGGAGGAGAGAGGCAATTTAATGGGCTGGTTGATGTCTACAGAAAGACATTGAAATCTGATGGTCTTGCTGGTCTCTACCGTGGATTCAACATTTCATGTGTTGGTATCATCGTGTACCGCGGTCTTTACTTTGGAATGTATGATTCATTGAAGCCTGTTGTCCTTACCGGAGGTTTGCAG GATAGCTTTTTTGCTAGCTTTGCCCTCGGTTGGCTCATCACCAATGGTGCTGGTCTTGCATCCTATCCTATTGACACTGTTCGTAGAAGAATGATGATGACCTCTGGTGAAGCTGTCAAGTACAAGAGCTCGCTGGATGCTTTTTCTCAGATCCTGAAGAATGAGGGTGCCAAGTCTCTCTTCAAGGGTGCTGGTGCAAACATCCTCCGTGCTGTTGCTGGTGCTGGTGTCCTTGCTGGTTATGACAAGTTACAGCTGATTATGTTCGGGAAGAAATACGGATCTGGTGGTGGTTAA